ATCGTAGACCAAGACATCCCATTGGCCGCCCAACGCCGCTTCGAAGGCAATTCGCTGCCCATCACGACTCAGGCTAGGATTGCGCACGATCGCCTCTAAATTGGCGGTCAAGTTACGGAGCTGTTGGCTGCGGCGATCGTAGAGGTAGATGTTGGTGCGATCGCCCCGACTACCGGCAAAAGCAATCCAGTGACCGTCTGCGGAAATTGCCGGATGTTCGACGAGCAAATCGAGGCTGTTGAGCCCAGGCAGAGGAATCTGTTGGCGCTGCTCCCAGTTGTAGAGATAGGCATCTTGGCTACCGCGGCGATCGGAGACGAAAACGAGCAGGGAGCGATCGCCCAAGCTCGGGAATAACTCCGCATAGCGACTGTTGACACCGCGATCGCCACCAGGAAGTGCAACTAAGCGCGGTGCTCCCGAACACCCCATCAGGATCAGGCTCAAGAGCAGTGCTAGCCCTCGAAGGAACCACGACGAT
The sequence above is a segment of the Synechococcus elongatus PCC 11801 genome. Coding sequences within it:
- a CDS encoding TolB family protein, whose amino-acid sequence is MKQRSSWFLRGLALLLSLILMGCSGAPRLVALPGGDRGVNSRYAELFPSLGDRSLLVFVSDRRGSQDAYLYNWEQRQQIPLPGLNSLDLLVEHPAISADGHWIAFAGSRGDRTNIYLYDRRSQQLRNLTANLEAIVRNPSLSRDGQRIAFEAALGGQWDVLVYDRDAGPLDLIQP